Proteins encoded in a region of the Isoalcanivorax pacificus W11-5 genome:
- the def gene encoding peptide deformylase, with protein sequence MIHPILRMGDARLRRVAEPVTAFDTPALHRLVADMFDTMAAANGAGLAAPQIGVNLRVVIFGMAHNPRYPEAPPVPRTVLVNPVLEPLTAEQHSDWEGCLSVPGMRGLVPRITRLRYHGYDQFGQRIERSVDGFHARVVQHECDHLDGILYPQRIRDLSQFGFRDVLFPGQDLPDD encoded by the coding sequence ATGATTCATCCGATCCTGCGCATGGGGGATGCGCGCCTGCGCCGCGTGGCCGAGCCGGTCACGGCGTTCGACACCCCGGCATTGCACCGCCTGGTGGCCGATATGTTTGACACCATGGCCGCTGCCAACGGCGCCGGCCTGGCGGCGCCGCAGATCGGCGTGAACCTGCGCGTGGTGATTTTCGGTATGGCGCACAACCCGCGCTACCCGGAGGCACCGCCCGTGCCACGCACGGTGCTGGTGAACCCGGTGCTGGAACCGCTGACTGCCGAGCAGCACTCAGACTGGGAAGGCTGCCTGTCCGTGCCCGGCATGCGCGGGCTGGTGCCACGCATCACGCGGTTGCGGTACCACGGGTACGATCAGTTCGGACAACGTATTGAACGCTCTGTGGACGGTTTCCATGCGCGCGTCGTGCAGCACGAATGCGATCACCTGGATGGCATTCTCTATCCGCAACGGATTCGGGACCTGAGCCAGTTCGGCTTCAGGGATGTGCTGTTTCCCGGCCAGGATCTGCCCGACGACTGA
- the pdxY gene encoding pyridoxal kinase PdxY, producing the protein MCDAVPSLVLSVQSHVALGHVGNAAAVFPLQRLGFEVLPVNTVQFSNHTGYGQFRGMVFGAAHIRDVLLGLRERGVLSRVAAVLSGYLGDAGTGEVILEAVDDIRRGNPAVRYLCDPVMGDVGRGVFVNAAIPDFLRNQAIPFADIITPNQFEFELLTDSPLNSIGQAVRAARQMRGRGPDVVVITSLATPDMPADMLGTLAVDGHGAWLVTTPRLARHPLPNGMGDVFSATLLGRLLAGLALPEALEMTTATLYALVQATPEGSRDLPLVSAQQQIVAPGQRYQAVALADG; encoded by the coding sequence ATGTGTGATGCCGTGCCGTCCCTGGTGTTGTCTGTTCAGTCCCATGTTGCACTGGGCCATGTCGGTAATGCGGCGGCGGTGTTTCCGCTGCAGCGCCTGGGGTTCGAGGTGTTGCCGGTCAACACGGTGCAGTTTTCCAACCACACCGGCTATGGCCAGTTTCGCGGCATGGTGTTTGGGGCCGCGCATATCCGCGATGTGCTGCTGGGGCTGCGCGAACGCGGAGTGCTGTCGCGCGTGGCGGCGGTGCTGTCGGGCTATCTGGGTGACGCCGGCACGGGCGAGGTGATTCTTGAAGCGGTGGACGATATCCGGCGGGGCAATCCGGCGGTGCGTTACCTGTGTGACCCGGTCATGGGCGACGTGGGGCGCGGTGTGTTCGTCAATGCGGCGATTCCGGATTTTCTGCGCAATCAGGCGATACCGTTCGCCGATATCATCACGCCGAACCAGTTTGAATTCGAGTTGCTGACGGACAGCCCGCTGAACAGCATCGGGCAGGCGGTGCGTGCTGCGCGGCAGATGCGCGGGCGCGGGCCGGATGTGGTGGTGATCACCAGCCTGGCGACACCGGATATGCCGGCAGACATGCTGGGCACGCTGGCCGTGGATGGTCACGGCGCCTGGCTGGTGACGACGCCTCGCCTGGCGCGTCATCCGCTGCCCAATGGCATGGGCGATGTGTTTTCCGCGACGTTGCTGGGGCGTTTGCTGGCGGGGCTGGCATTGCCCGAGGCGCTGGAGATGACCACCGCCACGCTCTATGCGCTGGTGCAGGCCACGCCCGAAGGGTCGCGGGATCTGCCGCTGGTCAGTGCGCAGCAGCAGATCGTTGCGCCGGGGCAGCGTTATCAGGCGGTGGCGCTGGCGGACGGGTGA
- a CDS encoding cold-shock protein: MSGTVTGTVKWFNESKGFGFIEQQGGPDVFAHFSAITGTGFKTLTEGQSVSFTITQGQKGPQAENIVPL, encoded by the coding sequence ATGTCTGGCACAGTCACCGGCACCGTCAAATGGTTCAATGAATCCAAAGGCTTCGGCTTCATCGAGCAACAAGGTGGCCCGGATGTGTTCGCGCATTTCAGTGCGATCACCGGCACCGGCTTCAAAACCCTGACCGAAGGTCAGAGCGTGAGCTTCACCATCACGCAGGGTCAGAAAGGCCCGCAAGCCGAGAACATTGTCCCGCTCTGA
- the sigJ gene encoding RNA polymerase sigma factor SigJ, with amino-acid sequence MIEPDDMALFEQQRGFLTGLAYRVLGSVAEAEDAVQDTFLKWSQADRRAIANPAAWLTTACTRRSIDMLRAAHQARVDYVGAWLPEPIQTVTEEAPEAALELASSLSTAFLLLLERLTPRERAAYLLYEVFGQPYDEVALALGVQEAACRKLVSRARQHIGGGDIRSRVPPARQQALLSAFQDAVATGDTGPLALLMADDIELRTDGGGKVQALLEPLSGKARVLAFIADRLNPYWQAYRWHRTRINGGDGALLLDAGRIVASVSFACDGAGRATGIFIMRNPDKLARLAVPGV; translated from the coding sequence ATGATTGAGCCGGACGACATGGCGCTGTTCGAGCAGCAGCGCGGTTTCCTGACCGGGCTGGCCTACCGGGTGCTCGGCTCGGTCGCTGAAGCCGAGGACGCGGTGCAGGACACCTTTCTCAAATGGAGCCAGGCCGACCGGCGGGCCATTGCCAACCCCGCTGCCTGGCTGACCACGGCCTGTACGCGCCGCAGCATCGACATGCTGCGCGCTGCGCATCAGGCGCGGGTCGATTACGTCGGTGCCTGGTTGCCCGAACCGATCCAGACGGTGACGGAGGAGGCCCCTGAGGCGGCGCTGGAGCTGGCGTCCTCGCTGTCGACGGCATTTCTGCTGCTGCTTGAGCGGCTCACCCCCCGGGAGCGGGCGGCGTACCTGTTGTACGAGGTCTTCGGGCAGCCCTACGACGAGGTGGCGCTGGCGCTGGGTGTCCAAGAGGCGGCCTGCCGCAAGCTGGTGTCGCGCGCACGGCAGCATATCGGCGGTGGCGATATTCGCAGCAGGGTACCGCCGGCACGTCAGCAGGCACTGCTGTCGGCGTTCCAGGACGCGGTGGCCACAGGGGATACGGGCCCGCTTGCGCTGCTGATGGCGGACGACATTGAATTGAGAACCGACGGGGGCGGCAAGGTGCAGGCGTTGCTTGAACCGTTGTCTGGCAAGGCCCGGGTGCTGGCGTTTATCGCCGACAGGCTCAACCCCTACTGGCAGGCTTACCGGTGGCACCGCACCCGGATCAATGGGGGCGACGGTGCGCTGCTGCTCGATGCCGGGCGTATCGTGGCCTCGGTGAGCTTCGCTTGTGACGGGGCGGGCCGTGCGACGGGGATTTTCATCATGCGCAACCCGGACAAGCTGGCGCGGCTGGCGGTGCCCGGCGTGTGA
- a CDS encoding carboxymuconolactone decarboxylase family protein, with amino-acid sequence MTSQPVNHFQTLPDVIDALTRVHGAIDTHGLARPLHHLVQLRASQLNACAFCVKMHVREAREDGETSERLDRLVVWEHVSDFSPPERAALAWTEALTVLDRKTDYGALRAALREHFSDAEISALTATVAMINLWNRIQVSGH; translated from the coding sequence ATGACCAGCCAGCCCGTCAACCACTTCCAGACCCTCCCCGATGTCATCGATGCCCTGACCCGGGTCCATGGCGCCATCGATACACACGGCCTGGCGCGCCCGCTCCACCATCTGGTGCAATTGCGCGCCTCCCAGCTGAATGCCTGTGCCTTCTGCGTGAAGATGCATGTCCGGGAGGCGCGGGAGGATGGCGAGACCAGCGAACGGCTGGACCGCCTGGTGGTGTGGGAGCATGTCAGCGACTTTTCGCCGCCTGAGCGGGCGGCGCTGGCCTGGACCGAGGCACTGACTGTGCTGGACCGGAAGACAGATTACGGAGCCTTGCGCGCAGCGCTGCGCGAGCATTTCAGTGACGCGGAAATCAGCGCGTTGACGGCGACGGTGGCCATGATCAATCTGTGGAACCGTATCCAGGTGTCGGGACACTGA
- a CDS encoding DUF748 domain-containing protein: MPRRHRTVLIVVSTLAPLLLVAHLLLPLFIRDYLNSRLQDMGNYHGHIEDIDLALWRGAYRINGLIITRTDADIPVPFFEAPETALQISWPALWRGAVVARVHFVSPRLNFVDGGDQAAGQSGEGVDWRTRLEQLVPMRIDELGIENGRVHFQNFFSDPPVDVAIHSLDGEILNLRNTRDAEGTRVATLTAEGLLEGNTPVEARVQLDPFGALDNFDLQLRITDLDLTSLNDIAAAYGRFDFVSGQGDFVMELTAQERALSGYAKPLFHDMDIFSWEQDVEDDDQSLLSAGWEALVGGLTTLFRNQPEQQFATRVPIEGSLDDTEVSRLRAISAILRNAFVEAYKPWFEEQTGQDR; this comes from the coding sequence ATGCCACGTCGTCACCGGACCGTCCTCATCGTGGTCAGCACGCTGGCGCCATTGTTGCTGGTGGCGCATCTGTTGCTGCCGCTTTTCATCCGGGACTACCTCAACAGCCGCCTGCAGGACATGGGCAACTACCACGGCCATATCGAAGACATCGATCTTGCGCTGTGGCGCGGCGCCTACCGGATCAACGGCCTGATCATTACCCGCACCGACGCCGACATTCCGGTGCCGTTCTTCGAAGCGCCAGAGACAGCGCTTCAGATCAGTTGGCCCGCCCTGTGGCGCGGCGCTGTGGTGGCACGCGTGCACTTTGTCTCGCCACGGCTGAATTTCGTTGACGGCGGAGACCAGGCCGCCGGCCAGTCCGGGGAAGGAGTAGACTGGCGAACACGGCTGGAACAACTGGTGCCCATGCGCATTGACGAGCTCGGTATCGAAAACGGTCGCGTTCATTTTCAAAACTTTTTCAGCGACCCGCCGGTGGACGTCGCCATCCACAGCCTGGACGGGGAAATTCTCAACCTGCGCAATACCCGCGATGCCGAGGGCACACGTGTGGCGACCCTGACCGCCGAGGGCCTGCTGGAGGGCAACACTCCCGTGGAAGCCCGGGTGCAGCTGGACCCGTTTGGTGCACTGGACAATTTCGACTTGCAACTGCGCATTACCGATCTGGACCTGACCTCACTGAACGACATCGCGGCCGCCTACGGCCGCTTCGATTTCGTCAGCGGCCAGGGCGATTTCGTGATGGAGCTGACCGCCCAGGAGCGGGCACTGAGCGGCTATGCCAAGCCACTTTTCCATGACATGGATATCTTTTCGTGGGAACAGGATGTTGAAGATGACGATCAGTCGCTGCTGAGTGCCGGCTGGGAAGCACTGGTAGGCGGCCTCACCACGCTTTTCCGGAACCAGCCCGAGCAACAGTTCGCCACCCGCGTGCCCATTGAAGGCTCACTGGACGATACCGAAGTGAGTCGGCTGCGGGCGATCAGTGCCATTCTGCGTAATGCGTTTGTTGAGGCTTATAAACCCTGGTTTGAAGAGCAGACCGGACAAGACCGATAG
- a CDS encoding TonB-dependent receptor, with product MVTTHFRLSALSFAICSATVFSPALAQTPQQSSDGAYLLETVEVQSSADASRGGLSQPYAGGQVAEGGQVGILGTQAVMDTPYSFTSYTELLIEDQQAASVGEILLNDPAVRVARGFGNYQQVYIVRGLPVFSDDMTYNGLYGLLPRQYLSSSFIERVQVFRGANTFLKGAAPGGSGLGGAVNIVPKRAPNDPLTQLTVGGQTGGHGHAAADIARRTDDGRFGIRVNAARRSGDMAIDGESSELSMAHIGVDYRGDALRVSADLGYQDHRVDGGQPNITIAGGVPIPDAPDATKSIGQSWTYSDSEDLFGTLRAEYDFASNVTGWAAFGARTSDEAAIFANPTVSNINGDYSASRFDNTREDTVLTGETGVRVHFKTGTIGHTLSLSGATFEVEANNAYAMSSGGVTGNIYRPTYIAPPAPTAFTGGDLDDPKRTLRTRMQSAALSDQLSMLDDRLLVTLGARYQELLDRSYTYGVGARSANYEDHAVTPSLGVLYKFTPGISVYANYIEGLQRGESAPALVGTQPVSNAGEKLEPYKTKQSEVGLKYDGGTLGGSVSVYHSRKPVAGLNGNSVYEILDHQENTGLELMAYGQITPTMTVLGGISFLDADVDGDKAIGSPETQANVNLEYRVPQWQDVTFDGRVIYTSSQYADAGNQQKVDAWTRLDLGARYLVPLANGTLLTLRGRVENVTGEDYWASVGGFPGAGYLTVGAPRTLLLSATFDF from the coding sequence ATGGTAACGACCCACTTCCGGCTTTCTGCTCTTTCCTTCGCTATTTGCTCGGCCACCGTCTTCTCTCCTGCCCTGGCACAGACGCCACAGCAGTCCAGCGACGGCGCCTACCTGCTGGAGACCGTCGAGGTGCAGTCCAGCGCGGACGCCTCCCGGGGCGGCCTGAGCCAGCCCTATGCCGGCGGGCAGGTGGCCGAGGGCGGGCAGGTCGGCATTCTCGGCACCCAGGCGGTGATGGACACCCCGTACAGCTTCACCAGCTATACCGAACTGCTGATCGAGGACCAGCAGGCCGCCAGCGTCGGCGAGATCCTGCTGAATGATCCGGCGGTGCGCGTAGCCCGTGGCTTTGGTAACTACCAGCAGGTGTATATCGTGCGCGGCCTGCCGGTGTTTTCCGACGACATGACCTACAACGGCCTGTACGGCCTGCTGCCACGCCAGTACCTGTCCTCGTCATTCATTGAGCGGGTGCAGGTCTTCCGGGGCGCCAACACCTTCCTGAAAGGCGCCGCACCCGGCGGCAGCGGCCTGGGCGGCGCGGTGAACATTGTCCCCAAACGGGCACCCAACGATCCCCTGACGCAACTGACCGTCGGCGGCCAGACCGGCGGCCACGGGCATGCTGCGGCCGATATCGCCCGGCGCACGGACGATGGCCGCTTCGGCATTCGCGTGAACGCCGCGCGGCGCAGTGGCGACATGGCCATTGATGGCGAATCCTCGGAACTGTCGATGGCGCATATCGGGGTGGATTACCGGGGCGACGCGCTGCGCGTGTCGGCTGACCTCGGCTATCAGGATCATCGTGTGGACGGCGGGCAGCCGAACATTACCATCGCCGGCGGCGTGCCGATTCCGGATGCACCGGATGCAACCAAGTCCATCGGGCAGTCATGGACCTATTCCGACTCTGAAGATCTTTTCGGCACGTTGCGTGCGGAGTATGACTTTGCCAGTAACGTGACCGGCTGGGCGGCGTTCGGTGCGCGGACCAGTGATGAAGCCGCCATTTTTGCCAACCCGACTGTCAGCAATATCAACGGTGACTATTCCGCCAGCCGTTTCGACAATACTCGTGAGGATACCGTCCTGACCGGTGAAACAGGCGTGCGAGTTCACTTCAAGACAGGCACTATCGGCCATACACTCAGCCTCTCTGGCGCCACCTTCGAAGTTGAAGCAAACAATGCCTATGCGATGTCCTCAGGCGGCGTGACAGGCAATATCTATCGCCCCACCTACATCGCGCCGCCAGCACCGACTGCTTTCACCGGTGGCGACCTTGACGATCCAAAGCGAACGCTTCGGACCCGCATGCAAAGTGCCGCACTCTCTGACCAGCTTTCCATGCTCGACGATCGCCTGCTCGTAACCCTTGGCGCCCGCTACCAGGAACTGCTCGACAGAAGCTATACCTACGGCGTCGGCGCACGCTCTGCCAATTATGAAGATCATGCCGTCACACCGAGCCTGGGTGTGCTCTACAAATTCACGCCGGGTATTTCTGTCTACGCGAACTACATTGAAGGGCTGCAGAGAGGCGAATCAGCACCGGCGCTGGTCGGCACGCAGCCGGTCAGCAATGCCGGCGAAAAACTGGAACCGTATAAAACCAAACAAAGCGAAGTGGGCCTGAAATACGACGGCGGCACGCTCGGCGGCAGCGTCTCCGTATATCACAGCCGCAAACCGGTTGCGGGCCTCAATGGCAACAGTGTCTACGAAATCCTTGATCACCAGGAAAACACCGGCCTGGAACTGATGGCCTACGGCCAGATCACTCCGACCATGACCGTCCTCGGCGGCATCAGCTTCCTCGACGCCGATGTGGATGGCGACAAGGCCATCGGCTCCCCGGAAACCCAGGCCAACGTCAATCTGGAATATCGCGTGCCCCAGTGGCAGGACGTCACCTTCGACGGCCGTGTCATCTACACCAGCTCGCAATACGCCGATGCCGGCAATCAACAAAAAGTGGACGCCTGGACACGCCTGGACCTCGGCGCACGCTATCTGGTCCCGCTGGCCAACGGCACCTTGCTGACACTGCGCGGTCGCGTGGAAAATGTCACCGGCGAAGACTACTGGGCGTCTGTCGGCGGCTTCCCCGGTGCGGGCTACCTGACCGTCGGCGCACCACGTACGCTGCTGCTCTCCGCCACTTTCGATTTCTGA
- a CDS encoding PepSY-associated TM helix domain-containing protein, with translation MKQNTLRLWSAVHTWTSLICTAFMLMLCLTGLPLIFHDEIEALLDDHAWQPANPDGPMLSLDAILAAAYANRPGDVPLFMSFDTDRPVVNVTSGPTPDAASDDMHFASFDRTSGALVPAHDDGGVMHFLLQLHTDMFLGLPGMLFLGAMGLLLVAAIVSGVVLYAPFMRKLDFGTLRTHRSRRLKWLDYHNLLGIVTVAWLLVVGLTGVVNTLANPIVDAWRNQSLADLTAGYEGSAIPTPAEMASLDHAVAQAVDAAPDMTLQFVAFPGGSWSTDYHYAIFLHGNTPLTSHIITPALVDARTGAFADMREMPWYNKALALSGPLHFGDYGGLPLKILWAILDVLTIVVLVTGLYLWVVRRRAAPRDTRQPAALHPAPEQP, from the coding sequence ATGAAACAGAACACACTGCGCCTCTGGTCCGCCGTCCACACCTGGACCAGTCTCATCTGCACCGCCTTTATGCTGATGCTGTGCCTCACCGGCCTGCCGCTGATATTTCACGACGAGATCGAAGCGCTGCTGGATGACCACGCCTGGCAACCGGCCAACCCGGACGGGCCGATGCTGTCGCTCGACGCGATACTGGCCGCCGCCTACGCCAACCGGCCCGGCGACGTGCCGCTGTTCATGAGTTTCGACACTGACCGCCCGGTAGTGAATGTCACCAGCGGTCCGACACCGGACGCAGCATCAGACGACATGCACTTCGCCTCCTTCGACCGCACCAGCGGCGCGCTGGTACCGGCCCACGACGACGGCGGCGTAATGCATTTTCTGCTGCAACTGCATACCGACATGTTCCTCGGCCTGCCGGGCATGCTGTTCCTCGGCGCCATGGGGCTGTTGCTGGTGGCCGCCATCGTGTCCGGCGTGGTGCTTTATGCGCCCTTTATGCGCAAACTGGATTTCGGCACCTTGCGCACCCATCGCTCACGGCGCCTGAAATGGCTCGACTACCACAACCTGCTCGGCATCGTGACTGTGGCCTGGCTGCTGGTGGTGGGCCTCACCGGCGTGGTGAATACCCTGGCCAATCCCATCGTCGATGCCTGGCGCAATCAATCCCTGGCGGACCTGACCGCCGGCTACGAAGGCAGCGCCATCCCCACGCCAGCCGAGATGGCGTCACTGGATCACGCCGTCGCGCAGGCCGTCGACGCCGCACCGGACATGACACTGCAGTTCGTGGCCTTCCCGGGCGGCAGCTGGTCCACCGACTACCACTACGCGATTTTCCTGCACGGCAATACGCCGCTGACCTCGCACATCATTACCCCGGCACTGGTGGATGCCCGCACCGGCGCGTTCGCCGACATGCGCGAGATGCCCTGGTACAACAAGGCACTGGCGCTGTCCGGCCCGCTGCACTTCGGCGATTACGGCGGGCTGCCGCTGAAAATCCTCTGGGCGATCCTTGATGTATTGACCATCGTGGTGCTGGTGACCGGCCTGTATCTGTGGGTCGTCCGCCGCCGCGCGGCGCCACGGGACACCCGGCAACCCGCCGCACTGCACCCTGCTCCGGAGCAACCATGA
- a CDS encoding alpha/beta fold hydrolase has protein sequence MSGKSHHDALIGKIYDTSLMPGDWVDLLDTIAGWAGDQPDTTAPDGNVDQLISHLERAVRNSAYIHALEDRSRMLNSMYHQMPWPMLMLDDQMQVLEYNPAAQRALADGPVQLLADGQLRFSDSELRRALRRVNTMEGGRQIQLLNSARDTLTLLCLPVEKSDAPGPVARIRTIVWMLSGHRVVMPSPEMLQSVFHITQAESRLLHLLCKLGNLQQSADLLSISVHTARSQLKSTMSKLNASSQVQLVSQAMGHALVQAAQPDQAQPGNEYTMTLPDGRVLSWYEYGDPKGRPLLTLDNLGGAVPDHTLFEDWYRQQGLRVILVIRPGYGLSTARRGMEFRDLGPDLRALCEHLNLCRPPMAAYCGGGPYALCAAALEPGLFDRLGLLATTVPIEHFELDKLDRIHAMFLRLFRKDPRLFVLVGRLALRGVQRAPEKYFGRLAQSLCPSDQQVLNDPDLLARLIHRMRQSHFQGARIIIDEYLRLQQSWGVDLGRISVPVLMWHGEDDRVISLGGARALARDIPGAQFRALPGQGRFLIYQVWQDFLTELLALPQATPGIRNTHSLPASA, from the coding sequence GTGTCCGGCAAGAGTCACCACGATGCGCTGATCGGAAAGATCTATGACACCTCGCTGATGCCCGGCGACTGGGTGGATCTGCTCGATACCATCGCCGGCTGGGCCGGCGACCAGCCGGACACCACTGCGCCCGACGGCAACGTGGACCAGTTGATCAGCCACCTGGAACGCGCTGTGCGCAACAGCGCCTATATTCATGCGCTGGAAGACCGCAGCCGCATGCTCAACAGCATGTATCACCAGATGCCCTGGCCCATGCTGATGCTGGATGACCAGATGCAGGTGCTGGAATACAACCCCGCCGCCCAGCGGGCACTGGCCGACGGCCCGGTGCAGCTGCTCGCAGATGGCCAGTTGCGCTTCAGCGACAGTGAACTGCGCCGCGCGCTCAGGCGCGTCAACACCATGGAAGGTGGCCGGCAGATACAGTTGCTGAATTCTGCCCGCGACACCCTCACCCTGCTCTGCCTGCCGGTGGAAAAATCCGATGCGCCGGGCCCGGTGGCCCGCATCCGCACCATTGTCTGGATGCTCTCCGGCCACCGTGTGGTGATGCCGTCACCGGAAATGCTCCAGTCGGTGTTCCATATCACCCAGGCCGAATCACGGCTGCTGCACCTGCTGTGCAAGCTCGGCAACCTGCAACAAAGTGCTGACCTGCTATCCATCAGCGTGCACACCGCGCGCAGCCAGCTCAAATCCACCATGTCGAAACTGAACGCGTCCAGCCAGGTGCAACTGGTCAGCCAGGCGATGGGGCACGCGCTGGTGCAGGCCGCCCAGCCGGACCAGGCGCAGCCGGGCAACGAATACACCATGACACTCCCGGATGGCCGGGTACTGAGCTGGTATGAATACGGCGACCCGAAAGGCCGTCCGCTGCTGACGCTGGATAACCTGGGCGGCGCCGTGCCCGACCACACCCTGTTCGAAGACTGGTACCGGCAGCAGGGGCTGCGGGTCATTCTGGTGATACGGCCCGGCTACGGGTTGTCCACCGCGCGGCGCGGCATGGAATTTCGCGACCTGGGGCCGGACCTGCGCGCACTGTGCGAACACCTCAACCTGTGCCGGCCACCCATGGCCGCCTATTGCGGTGGCGGCCCCTACGCTTTGTGCGCCGCCGCACTGGAGCCGGGTCTGTTCGACAGGCTCGGCCTGCTCGCCACCACCGTGCCCATTGAGCACTTCGAACTCGACAAGCTGGACCGTATCCATGCCATGTTCCTGCGCTTGTTCCGCAAGGACCCGCGCCTGTTCGTACTGGTGGGCCGGCTGGCCCTGCGCGGCGTGCAACGCGCTCCGGAAAAATACTTCGGCCGGCTGGCGCAATCGTTGTGCCCGAGTGATCAGCAGGTACTCAACGACCCCGACCTGCTGGCGCGTCTGATCCACCGCATGCGCCAGAGTCATTTTCAGGGAGCCCGCATCATCATTGACGAATATCTGCGCCTGCAACAATCCTGGGGGGTGGACCTGGGACGGATCAGTGTGCCCGTGCTCATGTGGCACGGTGAAGATGACCGGGTGATCTCCCTCGGCGGCGCACGTGCACTGGCCAGGGACATTCCCGGCGCGCAGTTCCGCGCCTTGCCGGGGCAGGGCCGCTTCCTGATTTATCAGGTATGGCAGGATTTCCTGACAGAACTGCTGGCGCTGCCGCAGGCAACGCCGGGGATACGCAATACGCACTCCCTTCCCGCCTCGGCATGA
- the purE gene encoding 5-(carboxyamino)imidazole ribonucleotide mutase, with protein MTKDVAVIMGSRSDWTIMQEACEALDLFGVSWHAEVVSAHRTPKRLVEFSEAAADQGYKVIIAGAGGAAHLPGMVASLTPLPVLGVPVTSQALNGVDSLYSIVQMPRGVAVGTLAIGAPGAWNAGLLAAQILATQQPDVMERIKRVKQERADAVLADAQLGASQ; from the coding sequence ATGACCAAAGACGTTGCCGTGATCATGGGGTCCCGCTCGGACTGGACGATCATGCAGGAGGCCTGTGAGGCACTGGACCTGTTCGGCGTCAGCTGGCACGCCGAAGTGGTGTCCGCGCACCGGACCCCGAAGCGTCTGGTCGAGTTCTCCGAAGCCGCCGCCGACCAGGGCTATAAAGTGATCATCGCCGGCGCCGGCGGCGCCGCCCACCTGCCGGGCATGGTCGCATCGCTGACGCCACTGCCCGTGCTGGGCGTGCCCGTCACCAGCCAGGCCCTGAACGGCGTCGACAGCCTCTATTCCATTGTGCAGATGCCGCGCGGCGTGGCCGTGGGCACCCTGGCCATCGGCGCCCCCGGTGCCTGGAACGCCGGCCTGCTGGCTGCACAGATTCTGGCCACGCAGCAACCGGACGTGATGGAACGCATCAAGCGCGTCAAACAGGAACGTGCCGACGCCGTGCTCGCCGATGCCCAGTTGGGGGCGAGCCAGTGA
- a CDS encoding ATP-grasp domain-containing protein gives MTPRVLVLGTGQLSMMLAEAGVRLGVIVDRLSPETGELFPGTSDLAMQLDTDALLARYDAITVERDTMPDNALVNTLMASPKAAIRRTMAVLPDRLTQKQLLDELGIATSPWLPGTELAQARAQWGNVVIKARRGGYDGRGTHFLSADDAQPDADEDTIVEATIGFRRELSLLAARSSRGEMAFYPLVENIHRDGILNVTRAPAQQLHPQHQAQAEAMARALLEKLDYHGIMAIELFDCGDELLVNEISPRVHNSGHWSQEGASISQFEMHLRALTGLPLTPPEVKGFAAMLNLLGVAYDTEWLHRPGYVHWYAKDVRPGRKMGHVNFIAQDADTLEEQMLAWRDVARS, from the coding sequence GTGACACCACGCGTTCTCGTACTCGGCACCGGACAATTATCGATGATGCTGGCGGAAGCCGGCGTGCGCCTGGGCGTGATCGTGGACCGCCTGTCGCCGGAAACCGGCGAACTGTTTCCCGGCACCTCGGACCTGGCCATGCAGCTGGACACCGACGCCCTGCTGGCACGCTACGACGCCATTACCGTCGAGCGTGACACCATGCCGGACAACGCCCTGGTCAACACGCTGATGGCATCCCCGAAGGCCGCCATTCGCCGCACCATGGCCGTGCTGCCCGACCGGCTGACGCAAAAGCAGTTGCTGGATGAACTGGGTATTGCCACCTCGCCCTGGCTGCCGGGCACCGAACTGGCCCAGGCACGCGCGCAATGGGGCAACGTCGTCATCAAGGCACGCCGTGGCGGCTACGATGGCCGTGGCACACATTTCCTGTCCGCAGACGATGCCCAGCCCGACGCGGACGAAGACACCATCGTTGAGGCCACCATCGGCTTCCGGCGGGAACTGTCCTTGCTCGCAGCGCGCAGCAGCCGTGGCGAAATGGCGTTCTACCCACTGGTGGAGAATATTCACCGCGACGGCATCCTGAATGTTACCCGCGCCCCGGCACAGCAACTGCACCCGCAACATCAGGCCCAGGCCGAAGCCATGGCGCGCGCCCTGCTCGAAAAACTTGATTACCACGGCATCATGGCCATCGAACTGTTCGATTGCGGCGACGAACTGCTGGTGAACGAGATTTCCCCGCGCGTACACAACTCCGGGCACTGGTCACAGGAAGGCGCCAGCATCAGCCAGTTCGAGATGCACCTGCGTGCATTGACCGGTCTGCCGTTGACGCCTCCCGAAGTGAAAGGCTTCGCCGCCATGCTCAACCTGCTCGGCGTGGCCTATGACACCGAGTGGTTGCATCGTCCGGGATATGTGCACTGGTATGCGAAGGATGTGCGCCCGGGCCGCAAGATGGGGCATGTGAATTTCATTGCGCAGGATGCGGACACGCTGGAAGAGCAGATGCTGGCGTGGCGGGATGTGGCCAGGAGCTGA